Within Celeribacter marinus, the genomic segment GACGCGACAGGCCACACCCCGATTATGCGCGCTATCAAAGCCGCCGAAAAGCAGTTGTGGGAAGCCGAAACAACTAAATCTTACACCGCATTGTCTGGCGATCCCGCATTTGGCGCGGCAATGAAAACGATGGTATTGGCGGATAGCGTGGACCACGCGCGCGTGGGTGCAATCGCGACCCCCGGCGGGACAGGCGCGATCCGTCAGGCGTTTGAGTTGATGAAACTGGCCAATCGTCACGGGACCGTTTGGACATCGAACCCGACATGGCCGAACCACCTGTCGATCCTCAAATTCATGGGGCTCGCCAACAAAGAATACGCCTATTTCGACGCCGCGACATGTACCGTTGATTTTGATGCGATGATGGCCAGCCTCAAGGACGTAAAAGCGGGCGACATGGTGTTACTGCACGGGTGTTGTCACAACCCAACGGGTGCGAATCTGACGCTTGACCAATACGGGCTTGTGGCGGATTTGATCCTAGAAAAGGGTGCGATTGCGCTGGTTGATATCGCCTACCAAGGGTTCGGTGATGGCCTCGAAGAGGACGCAGCAGCAACCCGTCTTTTGGCCACCAAGCTCCCTGAAATGTTGATCGCGGCGTCCTGTTCCAAGAACTTCGGCATCTACCGCGAGCGTACGGGGTGCCTGATGGCAATGTCTGAGACGGCGGATAACACGCCCGTCACACAGGGCACGTTGAACTTTCTCAACCGCCAAAACTATTCCTTCCCACCCGATCATGGGGCGCGTTTGGTCACGATGATTTTGGGCGACGCGACGCTCAAGGCGGACTGGATGGCGGAATTGGAAGAGGTC encodes:
- a CDS encoding aromatic amino acid transaminase, coding for MLNTLTPQPEDKILALMALYRDDPRDTKIDLGVGVYKDATGHTPIMRAIKAAEKQLWEAETTKSYTALSGDPAFGAAMKTMVLADSVDHARVGAIATPGGTGAIRQAFELMKLANRHGTVWTSNPTWPNHLSILKFMGLANKEYAYFDAATCTVDFDAMMASLKDVKAGDMVLLHGCCHNPTGANLTLDQYGLVADLILEKGAIALVDIAYQGFGDGLEEDAAATRLLATKLPEMLIAASCSKNFGIYRERTGCLMAMSETADNTPVTQGTLNFLNRQNYSFPPDHGARLVTMILGDATLKADWMAELEEVRLGMLGLRTQLADELRQQTNSDRFDFVAQHRGMFSRIGASPEEVLKIREEFGIYMVGDSRLNIAGLNAQTVPLLAHAVAKICR